The sequence CATCCGATCAATAAGGCCGCGCCAAGCCAACCATCCAATAATGCGATGAAACATTCCAGATTCTCGAACGTTTAAAGGCAACGCTTGGAAGCTGAACTCTCTTCTGCACTACCAGAGAGCTTTGATGCCTCTTTCGCCGTTCCCGAGGATTTCTCCCATGGCACCCAGGCCGCGCTGAATATGATGCGCTCCAGGCTCAGCCGCTGGGGTCTGTTGCCGGATGCAGCACAGCGGGTAAAGACCTACGACATTCACGGTGAACGCTATACGGCCGTGCTAGGACCGCGTGGGCGCAATGATGTTCAACTCATACATCTGCGGTCTCCTGCTATCGCCGATACGTTTGATGTTTCGTTCGCCGTGCCCATGGATTTTTATCATGGCACCCAGTTGCCCCCCGAAATGTTGCTTTCCACGTTGGGCAAGTGGGACTTCTTGCCTAATGGAGAACATCCGGTCATGAACTATGAGATTGGCGGGGATCGCTACACGGCCGTGTTGGGACCGAGAGGATCCGACGACGTCCAACTCATTCGTCACCCGAGGCTCGCTTTGCCGGGTGAAGCTGCGCTTGTAACGCCGACGGCTCCCCCGCATGCCTACGGCGGCCTTGCACCTGGCTTTAATCCGCTCTCCTCGTTCGTGCGAAAGGACGCTCCTTTGGCGCTGGTGCCAAACATTCCACTGCCGTCTGCCGCACCGGGATCGGGCCATCAGCCGTCCCCGCAAGTGCCTGAACTCGGAGAGTTGTTGGGCGACGACTGGAGGCACGGCCCCCAAGAGGCTTCGCCTGTCGTGATCGATATGCTTCAAAACCTGGGCTTTCTGCCGAGCCAAGAGGTCCCAATGACCCGTTTTCTGATCCACAGTCAGCCCTACACGGCCGAAAGCCTACCCGGAGGCCGCGTCCTTCTCTTCCATCGGCCGCAATTTGGCTGAACGAGGTGCTCGTCGGCACCTCGGGCAGCTGCTCAAGCTCGCGAAACCACGTCGATCGTTTGCTTTCAGAGAGTTTAGAACTGAGTCCGACCGACAATTTTAGCGGCGAGCAAACCCCCGGCCGCCAGTCCCAGCATGATCTTAAGCGGGATGGTTCAATCCGATATGGCCGCATTCGGCAGCACGGAGGTTTCAGGTGAAAGGATCCGAAAAGACGCGGGATGCAAGACACGAGTGCATCCTGGTGGCCGAGGGACGAGCGTCATCAACACGGGCTCGCGGCTTGACGGGATGGAAGTAATGTCATCACAAGCGCGGACGGCGTGCGGACGTACCTTGGCGAGCCAATCTGGAGCGTTCAACTGAGAGGCCTTGCTCCAACCCATACACGATCGCCTGAACCGCCGATCTTCCAATCACTGAGATCGAATCGAGATCGACGGCCCTCGTAAGTTGCCTTGATCGAACTGCAGCAAGTTCGTGCAACTCGATGCCTCTTCCGACGAAAAGACGGCCAGAAACACTCTGGCCGTTCCTGGCGATCGAAATGATCCGTGTGATGGCTTGCGAAGGTGTCCACACGATTAAAGTATCAAGCCTTCGAAGCGCATTCCTCTGTCCTGTGCTCTTCGTTACCAGATGAACTTTGCGCCATCCGGCAGTTCGCAGATGAATTCGCCCTGGTACACGAGTTCGGTGGTCCCGACGACCAGCTTCGAGGCTCGCACCGTCAGCTTGCCTTCGCGGCTGAGGCTATGGCGGATGTACTCGGTCACGGCATGTCCGGAGCTGTCGACCGTTTGATGCGCATTGGCGAAGCTGATGCCGTTCTGGGCGGTCACCCTGAAGGCATTGATGACCAGACCGGCCTGCGTCGCCGACGCAGGCTTGCCAGCCTCCGCGGTGGTACAGCGGCTCATGTCCAGTATGAGCTTCACATTCTTCCCGGCCTGCAGGGCATTGAGCACCTCGGTGTATTTCGGCGAGGGCTCATCGGCTCTCGCCAGCGCGCTCACGCTTGCGGCCGAAAGCAAGGACAACAGGATCGTCACTCCTATGCCAGTAAACTTCATATGCTCTTCTCCCTCGATAAGTACCACAGATCTCATTTTTCAAGACGTCGTGCTCGCAAACCGTTTGGCTGATTTCAGACATCAAGCGCGCTCGCGCCTGCGACAAAAACATCCTGTCGCAGCCAGGCGCAAGTAGTTGTGATGGCTATTCCGACATCACGACCTCGTATGTCAGGTTTGCGGAAGTGGCTTAGCCTCGCGCGACGTCGACTAGAACGATCCGATCGAGCGTCTGCCGCTTGGAAACCACAAAACGGCAACCGATCTCACTCCTCCATCGCAGGCCCAACGACCGAGAGCATGCAGTTCTCACATCTGCTGCATAAGCAGACGATCTCCGAAAGAACACTCCGACCAGCCGCATGCGCCAGCTTGTCCATCTTGATAGCTGTGCTAGGACTGTCTGCCCTGGACGACGGGTCGGCAA is a genomic window of Bradyrhizobium sp. CB1717 containing:
- a CDS encoding VirK family protein; this encodes MTILLSLLSAASVSALARADEPSPKYTEVLNALQAGKNVKLILDMSRCTTAEAGKPASATQAGLVINAFRVTAQNGISFANAHQTVDSSGHAVTEYIRHSLSREGKLTVRASKLVVGTTELVYQGEFICELPDGAKFIW